The following proteins are co-located in the Sandaracinaceae bacterium genome:
- the dctP gene encoding TRAP transporter substrate-binding protein DctP, whose product MPDTAPSAAQAAGPVELRFATLAPVDSPLGRGFTDMDRDLSDRSSGAVRVRLFGGGAAGDERTIVRKLRDGQLDGAALTSVGLGAIAREVLVLQAPGLITSYEELDRVRGRLQAELARAFEREGFTILGWGDAGRIRLFSTRRIERPGDMRSMRPWVWRDSPTMGAFVSATGATGVSLSVNEVLPALSTGMVDTVITSSVSAIGMQWHGRLRTISQQASGVIVGGVVVRSDRLAQVPAAIRDHMLAQGRSQQSAFRRAGRRLDERASQTLFRRMEVVDMEPYRAAWDAVATRARDALVGRLYTRAQLDRVRSIVEAP is encoded by the coding sequence GTGCCCGATACCGCGCCGTCGGCCGCGCAGGCCGCGGGGCCCGTCGAGCTGCGCTTCGCCACGCTGGCGCCCGTCGATTCACCGCTGGGTCGCGGCTTCACGGACATGGACCGTGACCTCTCCGACCGCTCCTCGGGTGCGGTGCGCGTGCGTCTGTTCGGGGGCGGCGCGGCGGGGGACGAACGCACCATCGTGCGCAAGCTGCGCGATGGGCAGCTCGATGGCGCCGCGCTCACGTCCGTCGGCCTCGGCGCCATCGCGCGCGAGGTGTTGGTGCTGCAAGCGCCGGGGCTCATCACGTCGTACGAGGAGCTCGATCGCGTCCGCGGGCGTCTGCAGGCCGAGCTCGCGCGCGCCTTCGAGCGCGAGGGGTTCACCATCTTGGGCTGGGGCGACGCCGGGCGCATCCGCCTCTTCTCGACACGGCGCATCGAGCGCCCGGGGGACATGCGCAGCATGCGTCCGTGGGTCTGGCGCGACTCGCCCACCATGGGGGCGTTCGTCAGCGCGACGGGGGCCACGGGGGTCTCCCTGAGCGTGAACGAGGTGCTCCCCGCGCTCTCGACGGGCATGGTCGACACGGTCATCACCTCGAGCGTGAGCGCCATCGGCATGCAGTGGCATGGGCGTCTGCGCACCATCAGCCAGCAGGCGAGCGGCGTCATCGTGGGCGGTGTGGTGGTGCGCAGCGACCGCCTGGCGCAGGTGCCCGCCGCCATCCGCGATCACATGCTGGCGCAGGGGCGCAGCCAGCAGAGCGCGTTCCGCAGGGCCGGGCGACGTCTGGACGAGCGCGCTTCTCAGACGCTCTTCCGCCGCATGGAGGTGGTGGACATGGAGCCCTACCGCGCGGCCTGGGACGCGGTCGCCACCAGGGCCCGCGACGCGTTGGTGGGGCGGCTGTACACGCGGGCGCAGCTCGACCGAGTGCGGTCCATCGTGGAAGCGCCGTAG